GAGCTTCTGGTAATCTTTTTTCAGTTTTTAAAATATCATATAAGGATTGACCCTTTAAAAACTCCATCACAATATAAGCTGTATTGTTTTCTGGAAAATAATCATAAACTTTAACAATATTAGGATGCTGGCATTTAGAGATGACTTGAGCTTCTGCAATAAACTTGGCAAGCTGCTCATTAATATCTTTAGGGGAAATCAAAGGAGACCAAACGACTGTTTTTCCGACTCGGCTAGATTTCTCTGGCCAGTTTTCTTTAATAGCAACTTCCCTAGAATTTTTTAAATCAATCCCTTTATAGGTAATACCAAATCCGCCTTCTCCCAATGTTTTTTCAATGCGATATTGGTTTTGTTTGAGTAAGGTATTTGGAGGTAAATGATGACTGGATTGTTCAGAACTTAGGGTATAACCACAGATTGTACACGCGATGCTCGTTTCTAAATTTTCCGTTAAACAGGCTGGACAAGTAACAGACATTTGATTAACCCTCTATTATAAAAAGATTAGAAAATTTGGAATAAGCAGCGCACTTTTCCAAAGGCTATTTCATCCCCGGAAAATAAGGGTTCAGGAGACGTAATTCTAGCCCCAAAGCGAGGCTGTCCTGAACGCTTGATAAAAATGCCATTCTGAGAACCGAGATCTGAGATTTTCCATTGTTTTCCGTCTCGATAAATTTGTCCGTGCCGACGAGAAACAGTTTCATTTCCAACTAAAGGATTTAAGTCAATATGGACACTTCCTGTATTCAAATCTGAACGTCCAATAATGGTGCGATCGCTTGTTAAACTAAACTCAGCCAATAATTCACGATTGTGTATAAAGACTAATTGAGCATTGTGGGTTTCTATAATTGAATTTAACGCTTGCATTAACGCTGTAACGCTTTGAAATCGATCCTCTAGTTTTCTTGCCATTCCTATTAAAAGAATTTGCTCAAAACGAGGATTAATCGAAGGAACAATTTGTCGAGGAGGGATGAGAGAATCAGCAGGATATCGTTCAGGAGGTTCAGGTGGCCACTGTCCGGTTAATAAATGATACATTGACGCACATAACGCATAAATATCCGTACCTGCGCCTCGCTTACTGGTAACGCTATATTGTTCTAAAGGAGCATACCCAGGTGTTAAAATCGCCGTCATTCTGCCCGTTTTTCCAGCGATAAATTCTCTCGTTGCCCCGAAATCAATTAAGATTGCTCTATCTTCTGCCGTGATAATAATATTCTCTGGTTTAATATCTCGATGGAGAAGATTTTTGGCATGAATGACCTGTAAAGCAGACGCGATTTGCATTAAATAGCGTTGAATGCGATTTTCAGGTAGTAGCCCTTCGGCTTCAAAAAGATCCGAAAGGAGCCTACCCTTAATAAATTCCATCACCGTATAAGCGGTGTTATTTTCCTCAAACCAATCATAAACTTTGACAATATTGGGATGAATACACTGAGATAAATATTGTGCCTCTCCTTTGAATTTTTGTAATTCTTCCTGCTGTTGTTTTCGAGTGGTATGGTGAGGCCAAATTACGGTTGTTCCTTGTCGCACTCCACTTTCTGGCCAGTTTTCTTTAATCGCAACAGTTCGAGAAGATTTTAAATCGATACCCCGATAAGTAATGCCAAACCCCCCTTTCCCTAGGGTGGTTTTAACTTGATATTGCTGTTGTTTAAGCAATGTACCAGGAGCTAATTCCATAAGTTCAAGATTTTAAAACAAGGCAGTTTCGATAGAACATTTCAACGCAACAAGGGTGGCATTATCACTGGCTCCCCTCTCCAAAACTTGCTCAATCGCTGTATTAACAGCCCCTTGTAAATTTTGCTGTTCATTAAAAATTGTAGCCAGTTCTTCATTAGAAACTAAATCCCAAACCCCATCAGAACAGAGGAGCAGAATATCACCATCCTCTAAAGTTAAAAAACTTTCTCCTCCGAAACGGCTTAAGTCTTGGACATAACCTGGGCTTAATCTGCGTTTTGACCCTAAAGATTTTGTGAGAACATTGCGGTCAGGATGTTGTTGACTTTCTTGATATGAAATCTCACCACTAGCTAACAGCATTGCAACCATTGAATGATCTTCTGATAACTGGCAAATAATGCCTTTTCTTAAGAGAAGAATGCGACTATCTCCAACATGGGCGATCGCCAATTCTCGCCCAACCGCAAACACAACACTAATAGTTGTCCCTCCATCCCTTACCGTATTAGATACCTGTTCATTTGCAGCTTCGACTAGGGAAATTAACCACTCGCCTTGATGTAAAGCATGGTTTAAGTTTGCAGGAAATGCTGTTCCTAATACAGTTTCAACCGCTAATTGACTTGCCACTTCTCCTTGAGCTAAACCTCCCATGCCATCCGCAACAACCGCTAAAAGCCAAGGATCAGAATGACTAGCAGGCTGTTGACGAATACCGTAATTATCTTCATTTTGAAGGCGACTTGTAGAAAGCCCTAGTGTTGAGCGGTTTGCCACTTCCCAGCGTACCTGAAAACTCCGTAAGGATTGTCGAGTTTCTACTAAAAGACTGAGCAGTTGGGAGAGGGGAAAACGTTCTTCGGGGATAGAAGAAAGGGTGATGGTTAGAATTTGATAAATGCGGGGAATCTTGCTAATTTTTAAGTCAAGGCTATCAGCAGATTCCGGTATCCCTTCAAAGCGAGGAGGTAATTTTTGGTGCAAAGCCTGATAGAGTAAAACCCCCACAACATAGCTACTCATCGTCTCTGCAATTAAATGTCCTAATGCAATTTCAGGGGCGTAGTAATCTCCTATTAATCCACTATTAAGTTTTTCATTAACTGGATAAACCCCTGTTAAATCAAAAAACTGGATGGGTGTTCCCATTTCAATAAATTGGGGAAAAATGGAAATCACACACCAGCCTTTTTGATAAAGGGATTTGAAGAATTGGCAAACTTGACTAGCCAACAATAAGCATTGTTCAGGAGAATTATTGTTTTGTAACCAAGCTTCTAAGGTGTTAGATTCACTCAAAAGTTCGCTCAGAACGATTAATTTCTGGCTTGATATGTTTGCCCCAACTTCTTTTTCCTCATAATATACTTCTTCTAAGTATTCTGATTCATCTTCTAAGGGAGAGTGAGTATCGGGTTCTTCTAACAATTCTTTTGGAGAAGAAAATGCTTCTTCAGTTTGCAAAGGAGCTTTTTGCTCAGGAAGTTGTGAGCGAGAAGAAATAACAACTGACTCTTGTGTTTCCGAAGCTAATAACGCCGACACCATTTTATGGTAGCCCAGGATTTCTCGAAGTTGCAATTCTCGCTGTAGTCCTCCATCTGGAGAACCGACCCGCAGGAGTCCGAATTGGCTTTGGTTATCTTCAGGATCACGATTTAGAATGATGACTTTAAAGTAGTCTACATCCGTAAAGTGGCCTAAATAAGATTGAATTTCAACTTGAAAATCCTTGATGGTGAAGATAAAATGTTCTTGAATAACTAGAGATTCAGAAGAGTCAGTTAGTGAGTTCATAGAATTAGAGGAAAGCGAAGGAAGATGGATTAATTAAGTTTTAAGGGCTTTGAAACAGGAAACGAATTTTAGCGATCGCAATTTCATCTCCTGAATTTAAAGTTTCTGGTAAAGTAATTCTGGCTCCGAAACGACTTTGACCAACAGGTTTAATAAATACCCCATTGGTTGAACCTAAATCTTTAATTTTCCATTGACCCCCTTCATAATAAATTTCGGCATGGTTGCGAGAAATTGTATCTTCACCTGCCCATCCTTCTAAATCAACATCCACTGGCCCAGTATCAGGATCAAAACGTCCAATAATTGCACTGCCATCTAAGGTAAATTCAGAAGTAGGGCAACCAGATTGTTTAGCAATTAATCGGGCTGTTCCTGATACAAATGGCGAGGAAGGAATGCTGGGTTGAGGCGATGATGCCGGAGGAGTATAGGGAGGAGCAGGATTCATAAAATCAGGGATAGAAGGAGGCATTGAATAATCGGGGGTTGCTACTTCTGTCACCGTTACTGATGCTAGTAATTCAGCACCACAGGCTTCACAAAATTCCGTTCCATCTAAATTTTCATAACCACAAGCAGAACAAGAAACAGACATGATTTTAACTCCTAATTAAGTTGTTTAAGGATAGTGAAAAGGTGTTAGAGGTTAGCAGAAGGTAGACAGTTCGCAGTTAAAAAAAAGAAAATTTTCTATTCTCCTATCTCCTGTTTCCTGTCTCCTGACACCCTTTACGTTCCAGATGCTTTGCGAATTTGTTCATCGGTGATTTCTTGGTTAATATCATTATTGTTCATCCGAACAGTTTTTCCTTTAGAACCCATCTTGACAGTTTTGCGAGTTCCTGAAGAAATCTTCTGAGTTTTTCGCAGTTCATTTTGAACTTCCGTCAGGGTTTCTGTCATGGCATTATTTCCAATTTTGACGGTCATTCGGCGGGCAGTTTCTAACAGGTGTTCGGCTTGTTGTGGATTGTGATCTGCAATTTGAGTAGCTTGTTTAACCAATTGAGCGATATTACATTGTTGTAGATATCCCATCACTTCTTGATCAACTTGAGCGCCCATTTGTCCGGCGACAAACTGAACTACAACATTTTGTGGAGGCAGTTCGCCTCGTCGCTTTTGCCCTGGAATTTCATACGTTAAACCGAGTTGGGCAACACGCACACGAGCTTGAGGGCGACTTTCTAGGGTAAATTCTAGTATAAAAACCGTTTCATCATTCGCAATTGCATTACCAATAGGGTGAGGATCAAGGGTTAAAGGAAATTCGGCTTGTTCAGGATAAGCCCGAACAATTCGAGTGAGTTTAGCCCCTTTTACAGTTTTCACGGTTAAGGCTAAATTTGTGATTACTTCTTGTTGGGCTAGACTAAATTCTTCAATAATTGTTGCAGGTAAATCTGCAATAGAAACAGCATTTCCTGTGGCATTTTCAGGAACAATGGGAAACAGTTTTCCACCTGTAGTATCGCTCAAATGAATCAGCAAGTCTTCGGCATATTCACCTACACCTAATGCTGTAATCGGAATATTATTGAGCGCGAATTCTTGAGCCAGTTCACGACATTGATCTTCATCAAAGGTTTCACCATCAGTGAAAATTAAAGCTCGTTTAATAGTCATATTTTGTGGTGCTAATAAATTCAGACCATGACGCATTCCTAAGCCCATACGAGTACCACCGGAATAGTTTCTTAAACAGGCGATCGCATCCTCTAATTGACTGACTTGAGTTGCTGGAGTTAAACCGATGAGAGTAGACGCAGAGTCATCAAATTGAATAATAGCAACCCGATCATCCGGCTTTAGCCTACCGGATTTAACTAAGGCGAATAAAGAGTCAATGACAATATCAATTTTAGAGGTTACTCCTGTCACTTCTTGATAGCTATTCCCATCAACAAAAACGCTTCTCCCTGTCGGTTGAGGAACACCAATGATGCCTTCATACATTGAACCACTGGTATCAATCACAAAGGCAAAAGTTGTTGAAGGGCGAGTTTGAGCAACTTCCTGCGTGGGCCGCACTTTTAACATTAAAAACAATTTTTGGTCTGGAGAATTAGCAGGTAAAAACTCACGGTGAGGGGTAATTGAAACATTTAACATAATGACAGTAAGCTCCTAACTTTCATATTGAAATGGTTTTTAAATCAGAACCTCAAAGGAGGTAAAAACCCAATTGCAGGTTCAATGCCAGATAAATCTGGGGCCATTAAAGGTGGTATTTGTTGGTATCCTGATTCCTGCAATTGATTAAATTGTTCAGTAATCATTAAAGGTAAGTCAAGGGTTAAGATTGTTTCTCGATAGCCTTCTTGAATATCTTCTATCCAAGATTTGATCATCTGATTAAGATGACCATCGCTAATTTTACAAGCACTTTCTTTTTGTAGTTGGTTTCGCATTTGATGACGAACTTCTGGGGTAAAAACTAAGCTGGGATTATTTTCTTGGGCAGTTGTTAAATCCAGAGTGTAGCTAAACCCCTCCTGTTGGGCAGAATTTAATTTAAGCTTAAACAGATACTTAACCATACTGAATTTTAATGAATAGCCTTAAATTGAGATCGGGTTTCAACAGTGATGCTCCTTATTGTTTCGTTAAATTACTGTTAGCAGTTCTAACTTCTAAGGTGACATCTCCGAGTTTTCGTTTATCTCCATTTGAAAGTTCATGTCTAAGAATTTTCATTCCTTTATCTTTCATTGTTTCGTCAAACTCCATAATAATTTTTTCTCCTTCTGTGTAAATTTTGGCAGTCATTGGGGGATATCCTTGACTTTTTCTCAGGTAAACATGAGCATCTTCTGAACTTCCTAATAGAACTGGTTCTGCTCCTAAATTAATTTTGGTTTGTTCAGTCGGTGTCCATGAAACCACCAGCCAAGATTGACGGCTAAACTGTTCAATGAGAGCGATCATTAAACCAATGAAAAAGCCAATAATCGCAGCCCCAACTAATCGCCCGACTAAATCACCGGACACCGCAGAAACGATTAGAAATCCAATCGATCCTGTCGCACCGCCAATAGCCCCTCCCTGTAAGGCACGACGCCTTTGCAGGTTGGGAACAAAGAAGGACATTCCTCCTCCGACAAATGAGCCTAAAATTGTCCAGCCGAACAGTCTACCTGCATTAACTAAGATTGGAATACTGGCTACAGGTAAAAATAGTATTTGCCCAGCGACTCCAGCAATAAAACCCGCAATTAAGCTTCCGCCCGTTCCTTTCAACCCCTCTGATATCGTCAAAATACGTCGCCGTAAGTAGTAGTTTTGCCCAGCAATTAGTGCTAAAGCTACCCCAATTGTTAGAATACCTGTCCATACAGAAATAACAACAACAAGTCTTCCAAAGGATTTCGTAGAAAATTCTCTGTTGCTCTGCAATCCTTTGATAGTTGTCTCAGCAATTCTTTCCCCAACAACAGGTAAAATTCGCTCAAAACCTTCCCGTCCAGAAGCTGCTTCACTGAGTAGAAAAACTTCACCAGGGGTACTTGCTTGTAAGCCTTCAAAGGCTGCTTGATCACTACTTTGTATGACCATGTGCAACTGATCAATCTTATAGTCACGCAATACATTTACTGCTTCAGGTACTGAAGGCGTTTCTTTATCAGGTATCTTTGGTAGTGCGTCTGTAATCAGAACAATGACTTTCGTAGCTTGAGGACGGAAAGGCTGCCGTGCTGCTAGTACCAGGGCATCAAGGCTACTTTCTGGATCATCTCCACCCCCGTTTGCTAGGAGTCGGCTCACTTGCTGGCTAAACATCTCACTATTAGAAGTAAACACAGAACCATCAAAAGACAAAATTTGGGGTTCTTCACCTTCCAAAAGATCACGAAAAGCAATCAATCCGACTTGTCCGTCGAGTTTTCGTAAACTAATTTCACGAGCAAAGCTTTGAATACCTTGTTGTACTCCCTTAATTTCTCCTCCCATACTGCCTGTCACATCTAAAACAAACATGACATCGACTTGAGGTAAAGGTGGAAGGGGTTGTGCAGAAGGTGGCAGTGCTACAGCTAAGAGGATTTCTCCCACAATTGCCGCACCTAAACAACCCACTGCCCCACATAAGCCAAACAGTAAAGGCTTGCTGAGTTTTTGTCGGAGTTGACCAAAGAAGTTGTTCATGATTTTAGTTTTATATAGCTGTTTTATCAATTTATAATTCAAATGATAAACTTATTGATTTTCAATCATGCGGTCATAAACCCTCCTTGAAATTTCAGGAAAAATCTTCCAATCATCCCCAAAGCTAGGATTGTCAGCTAAGATGACTAAAATGTAACGAGTTCTTCGATCAGGACTCTCGATAATAGCTGCATCTTGACGACTTTCAAATGTCCATCCAACTTTTGAAAAAACGTAACTATCTTGAGGCAAAGATTCAGCAAAGAAACCCTCAATAGAATTATATTCCTTGTGTTTCCAAACTTGCGGATTTAAGTCCCGTTTTAACAAATCTTTAATTTTTAAGCTGTATCCTTTAGAAATAGCTTGGTTACTATCAATTTCATAAAGAAGTCGAGCAATATCATAACTGGTTAAATGATTTCTAATCGGTAACGTTCCTTTTCCGCGAATTTGTAAATCCCTACCTTTGTCTGGTCTGTCTAAATTGAGATAAGGAATGGGAAAGTTTTTCTGGCTAACATTAAGATTCCTATAACCAGCATTCTCAAAAAATCCATTAACCGATAGTCGCTTATCCGTCCAAATCTTGAGTTCTTCCGAATTCAATTCTCCGCCAGATTCTGTTCCTGTAATTGCATCAACAACACGGCTAGCGGGTTCATTATCAGAATCTTGAATCATTTTATAAATATCTTGCTCTGAAATCGTCCCCTCTGGAAGAATACCAGCATCGTATTGTCCATATAAAGCAACTAACCAGAATAGCTTAGAAACACTAGCTGGAAAAATAGGTTGATCATCAGAATAGGAAGCATAACCACAACAGTTATTGGGATAACTTAAGTTAACTAAGCTAATGGATAAGTTATGGGTTGATAAACCTTTAGCTTGTATCAAGGCTAAAATCTCATCAACAATTTGTTGTAATTTTCGATCAGTTTTAAAGGGAGGAGGGTTTTTAAGGTTATAACTGAGTTTTGAAGAATTAGAAGATGCGACAGATGTGGGAGGTAGAATAGGTGGCGATAACACACTATTGATTTCTCCCTGACCTTGTAACTCGATTGTAAATGTTTGATCCTGTTTTGACTTAGGAGGATTAATCACTAGGATGTAACTCCCTTTTTGAGACAATTCTTGTTCCAGAAAACCCTGTAATTTCAGTGGACGATTGTTAGGCTGAATTAATGTAGATTGAACACTGGTATCCATGACTAATTTTTGACCTACACCACCATAAAAACGATAGCAATTGGCAGATTCAATTAAGATTTCTTGAGATTGGTTTGGCATAAGATTTAAGTCTTTAAATGTTTTACATTGGCTATTTGTATTACCCAAATTTTGAATCCAAAAATAGAGTCCGATAATACTCAAGATTCCAGTAGGAACTGAATAAAGAAATAAGTAAAACCTCAGCCTTTTAGGAGAATGGATTTTACGTTCAGGTATTTTTTTAGGCATTATTCTGCTCTTTTATAGTCGTAAATTTTCCAATTTCCATTTTCTTGTGAGAAGAAATAAGTATAATTCCGGGTTGATGAACCTGATACGTTATAATCAATCCCATTAGGGCCATAAAGTGTTCGATCTTCATATATACGAACAGTGAGGGACGGTTGACTTCCTGAATCAGAAAAAGAGATAACTTCAGTAACACGAGCATCTTTGTAATCGTAACGAGAATTATTTTTTTCTAACCAATCAATTGAACCATCGGGTTTAGTAATATCTGTATAAAGTGGCCCTGTCGTGTATTGATTAACTAATTGCCGATTAAAGGGGGGAGCAAAGATTTTAGATTTAGAACCTAACCAATTTCCAACTAATTGAGCAGCTTGATTCTGACTTAATCCACTACTACTAGAACTTGATGAAACAGAAGGTTGAGGAACACTGGTCGGAGATGAAGTTGGGTTAACAGGAGAAGGAGTAGAGGCAGCTTGTAAGGCTCCTAAACTCATCTCTAAATTAAATGTTGTAGCGCCTTTGAGTGCAGCAACTTGAATGGTATATTTTCCATTTTTGGGTAGTTCAACCCCCTCTAAAAGAGTTAAATCTTGTGTAAAAATCCAAATACAAATATCATCTTTAGTTTGATAACTTAGTTTTTGACCTGCTTGACCTTCAAAAGTATATCCCAGAGATTTACCAGATTTGACTTGACCTGATTCTTGGGTTGTTCCTGAAGTTGTTAATGTAATCGGTTTAACATCTTTTTCTTCTAAGGAAACAGAGGGTTGTTCAGGACAATCACCGGAGATAGAATTAGGAGTTTGAGAAATAGAAGGATTATTACATCCAACGATTGCAAATAATAAAACTGAGATAGGGAGTTTTTTCATGGCTTTAAAACACTAAATAGAATAGAAGTAAAGAGTTCATCCTAAAATTACTTAAGTTCTAATAAATTAGGTTCACCGACTATAGCTCCATTAATTTCTGTTCCTACAAATTTTGCGAAAGCTTTAGCTCGTTGTGAATCCGTAAAGGAAGCAACTTGAATCCAAGCAATGTTAGTTTTTTTATTGCTTCTTTTTAAAGCATCTGTGCAGAATAAAGCACGGGCTTTACTGAGATTTGCTTCACTATAGGGAATTTTTACAGGATAAAATCGAACTGGATAGGCATTCGGATCATTGGGTCGAGAATCACCACAGGACACTTGAGGAAAATCTGATTTAGAGAAAGAATAAGAGGAAGGAATTGGAGTTGACTGAACAGGTACAGGTTGAGGAGGCGGAACAGAAGCAGAAGCCGATTTAACATCTAAACCGATTTCTATATCAAAGGTTTTGGAACCTTGAAGCGTAGTAATTTGTACAGTATATTTACCATCTTGAGGTAAGCTTGTACTGGTAATTACTTCATTGTCTGGGCTATAAATCCACATACAAATTCCTTCCGTTGTTTGATAACGAAGTTGTTGATTTTTTTTTCCGATAAAGCTATAGCCTACGGCTCGACCTGTTTGAACGATTCCCGATTCTTTTATCTGCTGACCCTCAATTGAAATGGTTTTCACATTTTCAGGAATTAATGTTTCATTTGGTGTTTGAGGACATTCCTTCATAGTTGTTTGTGCCTGAATTTGGCTAAAGAGTGGAGAATCACAACTTGATAGAATTAAAGAGAATAAATAGAAAAATATTCTTTTCATGAATTTCTCCTAACCTTCAAAGGCTTCTCGTTTTAAATGTTCAGCCCATAACCAAAACGGAACAACGCCACCTCCAATTAAAACTATAAAAATTACCAATAACATGATCAGGCGAGTCGGTAAGGGAAGCGATCGCCCAAATGCTGTGATAGTATAACCTTTAGGTTCAGATTCTACAGATTGAACCGTAACTTTTACATCATGTTTAGAACCTCGTTCTGCATTGGGTTCACTGTAGGTAATTTGATATTCTCCTAGCAGAGCATTTAGAAATAACTTCAGTTTTTCTGCAACCGTTTGAGCATCGGCAGAAAACTCAGAAACGCCTCCAGTAATTTGAGCAATTTCTGCTAAACGGGCTTGATCAACAAATTCTTCTTCTGGAACTTTTTTATCTCCTTTTCCAATATCCCTACGAGTTGCAGCCCGTCCTAAGCCATATTTCTGACCCAGTTGTTCCGGTGTTAAACCATAACCCAAAGTATGAACAATAATCTGCTCATTCCGCTTTAATAAAGCTCTGAGATTTTCAAAGTCTTGTTCTTCATTGGCTTTGTTATGATAGCCATCAGATAAGAGAATAACAGATAGTCTAGGTTGAGGTTGATTAGGATCTTCAGGAATTGTAAAACGCGGATCGGCATCATTGGCTAAAAATCGAATGGCACGACTCAACGGTTCATAAATATTCGTCGAAGCGCAAGGTGTTTCACTGGCTAAAAGATCCAGATAGTTACTGAGTTTGTAATCTCCGGCTGGAAAAAATTTATCTAGGTTTTTTTCTCTGACCGGATAACCTTTTTCACAAGCAGAGCCAGGATCGCCAAAGGGAACAATAGACACTTGTGGTTTGGGACAGACTTGATTTTTAGGACAGCGTTCTGCTAGAGCATTTGTAAATTCTCGAACCGCATTAATCGCTCCGTCAAGTCGAGTTGTTCCTCGACTATCTTGTTGGTTCATACTACCGCTATAGTCCAACAAAACAATAATCCAAGCCGGAGGCGGAATCGTATCTTCGGGGCTTTTCCAATCTTTACTGCGAAATTCTAAGGGTTTATTATCAACCGTTAATTGAAAATTCGTATCTTGCAGAAAAACTTCCGGTTTGTCATTGGCATCTTTAACTTTAATCCGAACCGTAACCCGATCCTCATTAACAAGTGGGTTATCAATAATTTCAACGGTTTTAACCTGGGCTAAACTGGGACTACTAAAGTAACCTGCTAGTAGAATAGATACACTAAGCCTGCGTATCCAGAAACCGATTGTAGTAGACAAATCGATAGATTTTTTCATCGTTAGAGGTGTTCTGGTCTAGTGGATAAAAAGTCAGCAAATAGTTATGCCGTAAATGAATTTCACG
The sequence above is a segment of the Planktothrix tepida PCC 9214 genome. Coding sequences within it:
- a CDS encoding FHA domain-containing serine/threonine-protein kinase, which codes for MELAPGTLLKQQQYQVKTTLGKGGFGITYRGIDLKSSRTVAIKENWPESGVRQGTTVIWPHHTTRKQQQEELQKFKGEAQYLSQCIHPNIVKVYDWFEENNTAYTVMEFIKGRLLSDLFEAEGLLPENRIQRYLMQIASALQVIHAKNLLHRDIKPENIIITAEDRAILIDFGATREFIAGKTGRMTAILTPGYAPLEQYSVTSKRGAGTDIYALCASMYHLLTGQWPPEPPERYPADSLIPPRQIVPSINPRFEQILLIGMARKLEDRFQSVTALMQALNSIIETHNAQLVFIHNRELLAEFSLTSDRTIIGRSDLNTGSVHIDLNPLVGNETVSRRHGQIYRDGKQWKISDLGSQNGIFIKRSGQPRFGARITSPEPLFSGDEIAFGKVRCLFQIF
- a CDS encoding PP2C family protein-serine/threonine phosphatase, yielding MNSLTDSSESLVIQEHFIFTIKDFQVEIQSYLGHFTDVDYFKVIILNRDPEDNQSQFGLLRVGSPDGGLQRELQLREILGYHKMVSALLASETQESVVISSRSQLPEQKAPLQTEEAFSSPKELLEEPDTHSPLEDESEYLEEVYYEEKEVGANISSQKLIVLSELLSESNTLEAWLQNNNSPEQCLLLASQVCQFFKSLYQKGWCVISIFPQFIEMGTPIQFFDLTGVYPVNEKLNSGLIGDYYAPEIALGHLIAETMSSYVVGVLLYQALHQKLPPRFEGIPESADSLDLKISKIPRIYQILTITLSSIPEERFPLSQLLSLLVETRQSLRSFQVRWEVANRSTLGLSTSRLQNEDNYGIRQQPASHSDPWLLAVVADGMGGLAQGEVASQLAVETVLGTAFPANLNHALHQGEWLISLVEAANEQVSNTVRDGGTTISVVFAVGRELAIAHVGDSRILLLRKGIICQLSEDHSMVAMLLASGEISYQESQQHPDRNVLTKSLGSKRRLSPGYVQDLSRFGGESFLTLEDGDILLLCSDGVWDLVSNEELATIFNEQQNLQGAVNTAIEQVLERGASDNATLVALKCSIETALF
- a CDS encoding FHA domain-containing protein, which codes for MSVSCSACGYENLDGTEFCEACGAELLASVTVTEVATPDYSMPPSIPDFMNPAPPYTPPASSPQPSIPSSPFVSGTARLIAKQSGCPTSEFTLDGSAIIGRFDPDTGPVDVDLEGWAGEDTISRNHAEIYYEGGQWKIKDLGSTNGVFIKPVGQSRFGARITLPETLNSGDEIAIAKIRFLFQSP
- a CDS encoding vWA domain-containing protein gives rise to the protein MLNVSITPHREFLPANSPDQKLFLMLKVRPTQEVAQTRPSTTFAFVIDTSGSMYEGIIGVPQPTGRSVFVDGNSYQEVTGVTSKIDIVIDSLFALVKSGRLKPDDRVAIIQFDDSASTLIGLTPATQVSQLEDAIACLRNYSGGTRMGLGMRHGLNLLAPQNMTIKRALIFTDGETFDEDQCRELAQEFALNNIPITALGVGEYAEDLLIHLSDTTGGKLFPIVPENATGNAVSIADLPATIIEEFSLAQQEVITNLALTVKTVKGAKLTRIVRAYPEQAEFPLTLDPHPIGNAIANDETVFILEFTLESRPQARVRVAQLGLTYEIPGQKRRGELPPQNVVVQFVAGQMGAQVDQEVMGYLQQCNIAQLVKQATQIADHNPQQAEHLLETARRMTVKIGNNAMTETLTEVQNELRKTQKISSGTRKTVKMGSKGKTVRMNNNDINQEITDEQIRKASGT
- a CDS encoding VWA domain-containing protein, whose translation is MNNFFGQLRQKLSKPLLFGLCGAVGCLGAAIVGEILLAVALPPSAQPLPPLPQVDVMFVLDVTGSMGGEIKGVQQGIQSFAREISLRKLDGQVGLIAFRDLLEGEEPQILSFDGSVFTSNSEMFSQQVSRLLANGGGDDPESSLDALVLAARQPFRPQATKVIVLITDALPKIPDKETPSVPEAVNVLRDYKIDQLHMVIQSSDQAAFEGLQASTPGEVFLLSEAASGREGFERILPVVGERIAETTIKGLQSNREFSTKSFGRLVVVISVWTGILTIGVALALIAGQNYYLRRRILTISEGLKGTGGSLIAGFIAGVAGQILFLPVASIPILVNAGRLFGWTILGSFVGGGMSFFVPNLQRRRALQGGAIGGATGSIGFLIVSAVSGDLVGRLVGAAIIGFFIGLMIALIEQFSRQSWLVVSWTPTEQTKINLGAEPVLLGSSEDAHVYLRKSQGYPPMTAKIYTEGEKIIMEFDETMKDKGMKILRHELSNGDKRKLGDVTLEVRTANSNLTKQ
- a CDS encoding serine hydrolase gives rise to the protein MPNQSQEILIESANCYRFYGGVGQKLVMDTSVQSTLIQPNNRPLKLQGFLEQELSQKGSYILVINPPKSKQDQTFTIELQGQGEINSVLSPPILPPTSVASSNSSKLSYNLKNPPPFKTDRKLQQIVDEILALIQAKGLSTHNLSISLVNLSYPNNCCGYASYSDDQPIFPASVSKLFWLVALYGQYDAGILPEGTISEQDIYKMIQDSDNEPASRVVDAITGTESGGELNSEELKIWTDKRLSVNGFFENAGYRNLNVSQKNFPIPYLNLDRPDKGRDLQIRGKGTLPIRNHLTSYDIARLLYEIDSNQAISKGYSLKIKDLLKRDLNPQVWKHKEYNSIEGFFAESLPQDSYVFSKVGWTFESRQDAAIIESPDRRTRYILVILADNPSFGDDWKIFPEISRRVYDRMIENQ
- a CDS encoding ARC6/PARC6 family protein, which gives rise to MKKLPISVLLFAIVGCNNPSISQTPNSISGDCPEQPSVSLEEKDVKPITLTTSGTTQESGQVKSGKSLGYTFEGQAGQKLSYQTKDDICIWIFTQDLTLLEGVELPKNGKYTIQVAALKGATTFNLEMSLGALQAASTPSPVNPTSSPTSVPQPSVSSSSSSSGLSQNQAAQLVGNWLGSKSKIFAPPFNRQLVNQYTTGPLYTDITKPDGSIDWLEKNNSRYDYKDARVTEVISFSDSGSQPSLTVRIYEDRTLYGPNGIDYNVSGSSTRNYTYFFSQENGNWKIYDYKRAE
- a CDS encoding vWA domain-containing protein — protein: MKKSIDLSTTIGFWIRRLSVSILLAGYFSSPSLAQVKTVEIIDNPLVNEDRVTVRIKVKDANDKPEVFLQDTNFQLTVDNKPLEFRSKDWKSPEDTIPPPAWIIVLLDYSGSMNQQDSRGTTRLDGAINAVREFTNALAERCPKNQVCPKPQVSIVPFGDPGSACEKGYPVREKNLDKFFPAGDYKLSNYLDLLASETPCASTNIYEPLSRAIRFLANDADPRFTIPEDPNQPQPRLSVILLSDGYHNKANEEQDFENLRALLKRNEQIIVHTLGYGLTPEQLGQKYGLGRAATRRDIGKGDKKVPEEEFVDQARLAEIAQITGGVSEFSADAQTVAEKLKLFLNALLGEYQITYSEPNAERGSKHDVKVTVQSVESEPKGYTITAFGRSLPLPTRLIMLLVIFIVLIGGGVVPFWLWAEHLKREAFEG